Within the Channa argus isolate prfri chromosome 12, Channa argus male v1.0, whole genome shotgun sequence genome, the region GAGCAAGACCGTGAGCATTTTTTGGGTCTTGAGGACTGTGCCTCTGTGTTCTCTAGACTGGAGACACACCGGGATAAATACAAGAACTATGCTATTAGTGGGAACATCTCCTACCCCAACAACCTTCTTCGTAATGTTGCCCGGGGTGGCACTGAATCCTCTTACATCCTGGTCATTGACATCGATATGATGCCAAGTGCTGACCTGCATCAGCAGTTCCAGGCCATGATTATGCGGCATCTGCCCGCTAGTGACGAGGTGTATGTGTTGCCTGCTTTTGAGATCCGCCACGCAAGGAAGATGCCTGCCACCAAGGCCGAACTGGTTCAGCTTTACCAGGTCGGTGAGGTCCGACCGTTTTATGAAGAGCTGTGTCCTCGCTGTCAGGCCCCCACAAACTACTCACAGTGGGTTAACAGCCATGTCAGAGGGACAAGCACCCTGGAAGTTGCCTATACACTCACCTGGGGGGACCCTTGGGAGCCTTTCTACATTGGGCCCCGCACTGTGCCCCTGTATGATGAGAGCTTCAAGCAATATGGCTTCAATCGTATCAGCCAGGTCAGTGTCATACACACTACTCTCCACATTcaactttcaggtgaaattttagaatgcacctaaaattaactataacctttacaggtgaaatTAATTTGACCTCTAAACTTTTGattgcacatgtccaactggtCAGTGTTTCAGTGCTTATTGCATTGCATGCTGCTTTCTGATGAGGTGATTACCTGTAAAAATCACTAGGTGATTCATGGATAATTTCTGATCCATAGATCAGAAATATCAGAATATCAGAGTAGTGTATAAGCAAAAATATTGTCCTCTGTAAAACCTGCAGAACAAGAAGTCGTGAAACTCACTCACAATACTCTCCTGAACAACtgatctttaaaataaaagccgatgaacatttgttttctaactGTAGTGTAAAATAGCCATTATTCTCAAGAGTTTGAGATCAAACTATTCATTTTTGACTTTAGGAACACTGCAGAGTAGATTTTGGGCTGGGCATGAGACGTCACACGGATTGACAGACTAAAAAAAggtgtagaggcgatcttactcgtatCATATGAGGAACATTGAACTTTTATTGTAGTTGTTTCTTAACTTAGCCGATAATGGACTAATTGTACATATAAGTTTTcgaacagtaatctcacaaacatgttcacaaacagtttcatcaaacaagtttctcaaagtatagCAAACTCACAGAGCtcgtttctcaaagtatggctgaatcCACAAAACTGAAACCTTGTGCCttcacagctacacactgagcATTTCACTTCTACCTTTTTGCTGTTACCtctaccttgtagtcagttctttgctccagttactgcTCGCTTCAGGACAGTTGCAGTCCAGTTTTGCTCCTTTCAGTAGCTGAACTCCCTTGTAACAAAACCATTGCTAAGCATTTTTCCCTGacaactggaaaacaaacttaaaaggttaaactacaaaggcaatcatcaaagcCAACTGATGTCACAAATGAAATCAtcagaacataaaaaacaaaggaaattcTAGTGGGAAGCAAAGTAACGAGTGATTTTGGAGCTTGGCTTAAACAAATGTAAGCATATTTGGCAGGgctgcttcatatttgacatcTTGCATCTCTATCATGTTTCGATCTattctttttgctctttttcccCTCACCTCTCCTGCCTATTGCCTTcaatttgtttcacatttcttcTGCCTGTTACCTGTTCTCCTGTCCCTCTCATCATTTTCCACTTACACATCAGCCTTTATGTATTGTCTTTGCATCCCCCTGCAGGCCTGCGAGCTCCATGTGGCCGGATACAGGTTCTCTGTGCTGAGCTCAGCTTTTGTGGTGCATCGAGGCTTTAAAATCCAGGGGGAGTTCCATGCCAGGAAAGACGAGGAGAACAAACGCAACCGGGTTCTGTTTCGCAGCTTCAAAGAAGGCCTGAAAACCAAATACCCGTCCTCCACTCGACGATGCTGAAAGATGCATCCTGCCTGTAtcgctatttaaaaaaatcagtgttttgctgaaatGACGGACAAACATTTTAATCCTTATTTCAACCAGATTCCGATTTACTTCCAGTCAGGCTGTCCTTGCCCAAAATATCCTACATTTTCTGATTTCTTGTGATGATGGCACAGTATGAGTTTCAGCAAACCCAACTCTTGGGTTTATTTCAGGTCTCTCCGAAAACGAGCAGCAGGGAAATGTCTCCGGGGATTTGAGAGCACCCTGACAGTAGggctgaaaaggaaaaagtgatCCTTCAGTTGCCAACTTGTCTTTTGAATCAAATGCAAAGTCGAAATCGAGATTTCATTAATCAACATGTTCTGTTACATGTTCTATTCTAATCCATTATGAGCTTGTCCAGATACCAAAATATGTGCAAAATTGGATTGCAACACAATAAGTCCCTACTTATTCAAAAGAACAGACAAAATTGGCATAAACTATAAAGtgaagttagttttttttactgtaaagaaaaatgaacattCACAAAAGTATGGCCTTGTTCCAGATGATTTTCACAAATGTAATATTGTccatgtaaaaagaaatgaccTCTCAGTTCTTGTGAACTCTGTGCCAATCAGTGCTTGACCACCAGGTGGCAACAGGCACTAGAGTGGTAAATGCTCagttgctgtagtggttttcaaaACCCTAAGGCCACATCAGAAATCAATATTTTCACCTTATCCTATACAGTATGAGAAAGTTTAGGAAACACaagaagaaattattaaaaatctgCACAAGATTAGAAATCTGTTTTAAGCAAGTTTGCTCAGGATTTCTCAGCAAGGAAGAAAGTGAGGAAATGATCTGAGTAAATCAAATGCACCCGAACGTATTCTGAACTTGTGCTTTAGTGGATCAATCTCATGAGATCTGACCTTTTGTACAAAAGAGTTAACATGGTCAATGCCTAAATATGACTGAAGCTGACCTACAAACAGTGcagaatttaaattatttctttgtcATGTTACATATCCTAACTTTTTGTGTTCTTAAATTCTTAAATGTTCTAATTATTTGCTGGTTTACATGATAATATGACAGATTTTCTAACACTATTGGACCACACTGTATTGTAGCCGGCAGCGAGTGTTAGAAACACCACAGGGGAACACAGGGGTTATACAATACCAGTGTTGTTTGGTGCTCAGAGGGCTGTGAATTTACTCTGCACTACAGCTGTCAGCACATTTCCGACATTTCCAGCAGCCTTGTGAGTGCTGGTTTTTGCCTCAATCTGTCTGAGGTGATTACTCACACATCATGAGGACAGCGAAGCACTGAGGACCATCACACAGAGACATTGTACAACACTAGCTATTTGCCAAGACTGTGGAAAACTACTGTATTATAACACAGAGGATCCGACACTAGTATAGTTGAAGTGGAGTAAATGATGCATAatcaaaaaaaatgcataaccAACAACAAAGCAGCctgtgttaaaaatatttatgttaaattgCTTATCTACACCACTAGTTGTTATGTTCTGCCTACTGGTACATCCAAACGGTGTTACACCTGTACTGCCACTTCATGTAGTGAATATGCCTAAGATCACATTTGAAGATGttgtttgttacttttaattGTTACATAGTTATGTAATTGCTTTgttgggtggggtggggggtggggtgtcTGGGGGTAAGATAATTTTCGCCTCCTTACTTTTagtgtttatgaaatatttattgtga harbors:
- the b4gat1 gene encoding beta-1,4-glucuronyltransferase 1 — its product is MHLSKKCSAFKVVLSALLIVALLQLIYLSFLSKFHGKQQRYRYSELFGGSGSKKNAHPDKDSRKERLRYSLSTGGIFDNTGQYRVYKNLIKSDFTTNQRPGSDPSSNVLALATHTTISNLHHLESLLERWQNSLSVAIFAHGQDVKYATALAYALSFFCPQIQALVDFHLVCLSGEMASFPEQDREHFLGLEDCASVFSRLETHRDKYKNYAISGNISYPNNLLRNVARGGTESSYILVIDIDMMPSADLHQQFQAMIMRHLPASDEVYVLPAFEIRHARKMPATKAELVQLYQVGEVRPFYEELCPRCQAPTNYSQWVNSHVRGTSTLEVAYTLTWGDPWEPFYIGPRTVPLYDESFKQYGFNRISQACELHVAGYRFSVLSSAFVVHRGFKIQGEFHARKDEENKRNRVLFRSFKEGLKTKYPSSTRRC